One Cicer arietinum cultivar CDC Frontier isolate Library 1 chromosome 8, Cicar.CDCFrontier_v2.0, whole genome shotgun sequence DNA segment encodes these proteins:
- the LOC101514427 gene encoding uncharacterized protein isoform X1, with translation MKQKIVIKLHMDCEKCRNKALKTAAEVKGVVSVALEGDDKDRVCVTGDNIDTVCLANMLKKKFNDVTILSVEEVKNKTAEEKKKEEDKKKEEEKKKMMEACHDVLYHSCNTCKSSNCHGKCDKCTKCEISKCDGKHSVTICCTKCENKKCGGECKPCSNCNNHKCNGCKPKSPSPCFQQCPQWCTCYKCYVPYQPCYDPYPPSCTVVYDNPNTCSIM, from the exons ATGAAG caaaaaatagttataaagtTGCATATGGACTGTGAGAAATGCAGAAACAAAGCACTTAAAACAGCTGCTGAAGTCAAAG GTGTGGTTTCAGTGGCATTGGAAGGAGATGATAAAGATCGTGTGTGTGTGACTGGTGATAATATCGACACAGTTTGCTTAGCCAACATGCTAAAGAAAAAATTCAATGATGTAACAATTCTTAGTGTGGAAGAGGTGAAAAATAAAACAgctgaagaaaagaaaaaggaagaagataagaaaaaagaagaagaaaagaaaaaaatgatggaAGCATGTCATGATGTTTTGTATCATTCTTGCAACACATGCAAGAGTTCAAATTGTCATGGTAAGTGTGATAAATGCACAAAATGTGAAATTTCAAAGTGTGACGGAAAACATAGTGTCACTATATGTTGCACtaaatgtgaaaataaaaaatgtggtGGTGAGTGTAAGCCTTGTTCAAATTGCAACAATCACAAGTGCAATGGTTGCAAACCTAAGTCTCCTTCACCATGCTTCCAACAATGTCCTCAATGGTGCACATGTTACAAGTGTTATGTTCCATATCAACCTTGTTATGACCCTTATCCACCTAGTTGCACGGTTGTCTATGATAATCCAAATACTTGCTCTATCATGTGA
- the LOC101514427 gene encoding heavy metal-associated isoprenylated plant protein 47-like isoform X2, with product MKQKIVIKLHMDCEKCRNKALKTAAEVKGVVSVALEGDDKDRVCVTGDNIDTVCLANMLKKKFNDVTILSVEEVKNKTAEEKKKEEDKKKEEEKKKMMEACHDVLYHSCNTCKSSNCHGYHHK from the exons ATGAAG caaaaaatagttataaagtTGCATATGGACTGTGAGAAATGCAGAAACAAAGCACTTAAAACAGCTGCTGAAGTCAAAG GTGTGGTTTCAGTGGCATTGGAAGGAGATGATAAAGATCGTGTGTGTGTGACTGGTGATAATATCGACACAGTTTGCTTAGCCAACATGCTAAAGAAAAAATTCAATGATGTAACAATTCTTAGTGTGGAAGAGGTGAAAAATAAAACAgctgaagaaaagaaaaaggaagaagataagaaaaaagaagaagaaaagaaaaaaatgatggaAGCATGTCATGATGTTTTGTATCATTCTTGCAACACATGCAAGAGTTCAAATTGTCATG